The sequence below is a genomic window from Paenibacillus sp. DCT19.
AATTTCCGGATTATTCTCGTCATCAAGCTGAACGATTAGATGATCTGCATCGTACTCAGGCAGCACCTCCAGGGATACGGACATGGCCTTTTCGGACTGCGGGAAATTAGGAACCGGCTTCATTCCGAGTCGTTTGTGTACAAAGTTGCCTCGGTCGATGTTTTCACCATGCATTACAATTTCTTTTTCCATGACCCGAATATACAGCACCGTTTCATCACCAATCAGTTTGTTCAATGTGTCAGCAGCTGTCTTCTCCTTCTGCACTAAATCTTGTATGACCTTCTCGGCCTGCTCTTCCTTGTCTACAATTTTGGCGATATCACGAAGCTCATCACGCCAGTCATCACGACCTTGCAACAATACAGTTGGGGCTATTAGCGTCAACTGGTCATAGTCTTTTTCAGACCACCAGGCTGGAGCAATAATTAAATCAGGATTCGCTTCCATAATAGCTTCAAAATTTGGTGTTTTGCCAATGCCCATTTTCATCGTATTCGAGAAAGGCTCTGACAGATATGAAGGAAATTCGTCATGATAATTTTGTACAGCAACAGGCACAATACCAAGGGCATACAAAAATTCTGGATATACTACGGATAGACCAACCACCCTTTGTGGTGATTCTGGAATTTCAATTTCGCCCATCTCACTATTCACTGTTTTTACGTTACTTTCTTGTGACGTTGCTCCACTCTCCACATGATCCTGTCCGGAGCCCGTGCTTACTTCCTGCCCCTTCGCACCACACGCGGTAATAACGAGCAGAATCAAAATTGTGCTTACTAAAGTTAGCCATTTAAATCTCATTTCTGTATGTACCCCCTATATGTCAATAAGTAATGACAATGTCTAATTAATAATAATTATCATTATCATCGTGATATAGGAGTAGTATAATTAAATTTAGTCTAGCATGATATTGACGATTCAGACTTTTTACTATGGACGATCGTGCCATAGCTTTAATAGTTCGTGCAGCATAAGTTCATGGGTAAACGCAGTATAATCGAGCAGAACGCTAGACATTAATATGTCCACCTTACCGTTTCGTACAGCATCAATGTTATTCCATTCGTCTGAAGCTCGAAGGCGTGTCCAAGTCTGTTTAGAAGTCTCATCTTCACCTATGATCAACAATAATCTTGCAAAATGGAGCATGGATACTTCCTGTAGGGTGACGGAATCCTTGTTCCAGAGAGCCTCTGTTCCTGAAGGAGCATTCATTTCCATATCTTCATAAAAGACAGAAGCAATACTTCCAGGTCCAAGTACCTGCAGATGCTCACCGTACACTTTCAAGACGAGCAATTCGTCTTCACGAATTGTCACTGCAAGCTCCCTCTTCACTTGGGCTGCCTGCTCTTCGTACCGCTTAAGCCACACATCCGCGATATCCGATCTATCCAAAAATCGAGCAACCACTCTCAAATGCTCTTTCCAGTCATTGTTTTCCCAAGGAATCGTGCAGACGGGAGCAATGGTCTGAAGCTGACTTTGCAAAGACTCAGACTGATCTGTTGATACAGCAACAATATAATCTGGTTGAATGGATTCAAGCTGTTCCAGCCAAGTGTCCTCCACTTCTGCGAGTGGGATCACCTTGTCCGTCTGATATTTTCGACGGTAATAATTCGTCCACGGATGACGTGCTGGAGCGGCACATGGGATGATCTGTAATGCAAGCAGGATGCCAATACTGAACGGATGAACGGCAGCAATTTTTTGTTTGCTATTGCGTATGAATGCGGCTGGTGGAATACCCGAGATTTGTTTGAATTTACGGCGGAAATATGATTCATCCTGATAACCTACATATGAAGCAACATCCTTGAGTCGATAATTGTGATCGTTCCTCATCAAAATCTGGGCCTGCTTGATTCGGTAAGAGGTCAAATAATCCATTGCACTACAACCATATCTCTTTTTAAATACACGCATGAAGTGCCTTGAACTCATTCGCGCAACAGCTGCCAGCTCCGGAATGCTTATTTTATTCGTATAATTCTGCTCCAAGTAGATCTTCACCTGTTCAACAGGTAAAGCCTGTTCATTCTCATCTGCAAGAACACCATCGGAAAATATGGTATACATTAGCTCCTGAAATCGAATCTGGCCGTAATACCGTTTCAAGCCGTCTTTGTCCATGATGAACTGATAGATCATCTGGCAGAGTTCACCTACAACAACGGGTGAAAGGGATGTTAGTTCACCGTTTAGCTCATAACGGATCAGCTGCTTGATTCGATCCAAAGCTACTAATTTGTCTTGCTTCTGTGTGAACAATACATCAAAGCTCATATGATACACACCGTATTCGTCTAAGGAATGCACATTCGCCTCTACCAATTGCCCAGGAAAGCCGATATATAGTCCGCCTGAACGCAACTCCACAAAATTACCGTCGATCCTTAACCAGCCCTGTCCACTAACCACAAATATAAGCAGATAAGTTTCAATAAAATGCTTTTTCAAGAACCATTCGCTCGTATTCTCATTTGTATGATCTATATAAGTGAGCTTAAAATGCATATGATCCAACGGCTCAAACCGAGCTGATGGTATAGTCGTATAGGTATCGTGCAAAGATCTCCCTCCAGCCCTAAGTATCGATTTTCTCTAAGTTGTTTCAATATAACATATGAATTCTAGCTTGATCTAAGATAAACGTTTCATAAGATGACCATCGTTTGTTGATTTTATTGAATTGACAGTAAAGGGAGTACTAGATAAAAAAACACCCCGGTAACCTTTATACTTGCCTCCAACGAATAGGTTGCTCTTATCCGAGAAGATCAAGTTAAAAGAATACCAGAGTGTTCTAGTTTAAAATCTTATACGCTTAGGAAGTGTTCAAGTTTGCTCTACAAAAATTTGTACTGAGCCTCAATAAGCCCATTATACACACCTTGCTGTTTAATCAACTGATCATGGTTTCCTTCTTCTTTAATTTCACCATGATCCAGTACAATAATATTATCCGCATTCCGAATCGTCGAGAGACGGTGAGCGACCATAAAGGATGTTCTACCCTGCAACAGAACCTTCAATGCCTCTTGGATTTTCAGTTCAGTCTCCGTATCAATACTTGCTGTCGCTTCATCTAGAATTAAGATACGCGGATTAGCTAGCAATGCACGAGCGAAGGATAACAGTTGGCGTTGACCCATAGATAAGACATTGCCGCGCTCTTCAACTTCGGTATCATACCCACCTGGAAGCTTCATAATGAATTCATGAGCGTTTACTGCTTTTGCAGCGTCCTCCACTTCTTCATTGGTTGCATCCAACCGCCCGAATCGAATATTATCACGGATCGTACCAGAGAAAATAAACGTATCCTGCAGTACGATACTGATCTGACTTCGTAAGCTCTCTACGGTTACATCCCGAACGTCCCGACCATCAATCGTTAAACGCCCGTCAGATATGTCATAGAAACGGCTGATTAAGTTAATGATTGTACTTTTACCGGAGCCTGTGTGACCCACTAGTGCAATCGATTGACCAGCGGCTGCCTTAAAGCTGATTCCCTTCAGCGCCTGTCTGCCTTTCTCGTACTCGAATACAACATTGTCAAATACGATGTCCCCTTTGATTGCAGGAAGTGGCTTCGCACCCGGTTTGTCTGCAATGCTTGGCTTCTCATCCATGAATTCAAAGATCCGTTCAGAAGACGCCATTGCAACCAGTAATTGATTGTACATTTGACCTAGACGATTGATTGGGTCCCAGAAGTTACCAACGTAGTTGGCGAATGCAACAAGCAAGCCGACAGTCAACTGATTATCCTGGATCAGGTAAGCACCAAACCAGAACAGAATTAATGTACCAAAGCCACCCGTAATCTCAATGAGCGGTCCGAAGCCCTGGTTCATCGCCGAAGCTCTATCCCAAGACTTTTTGCTGGACATATTCATGTTGTCAAAGTATTTCATGTTCTCTTTTTCCTGCGTATACGCTTGAGTCACTCGAATCCCTTGAATGGATTCATTCAAGTGGGAGTTAATACGGGAGTTCTTCATACGTACATCCTGCCATGCACGGCGGATT
It includes:
- a CDS encoding ABC transporter substrate-binding protein; this encodes MRFKWLTLVSTILILLVITACGAKGQEVSTGSGQDHVESGATSQESNVKTVNSEMGEIEIPESPQRVVGLSVVYPEFLYALGIVPVAVQNYHDEFPSYLSEPFSNTMKMGIGKTPNFEAIMEANPDLIIAPAWWSEKDYDQLTLIAPTVLLQGRDDWRDELRDIAKIVDKEEQAEKVIQDLVQKEKTAADTLNKLIGDETVLYIRVMEKEIVMHGENIDRGNFVHKRLGMKPVPNFPQSEKAMSVSLEVLPEYDADHLIVQLDDENNPEIKKKFEQMLSTSLWKNLKAVKGDHVYMVGGKEWFNLGMAPLADSYVIDDIVAAFEEKNEL
- a CDS encoding ABC transporter ATP-binding protein; this translates as MSADTVADRGEVKGTSNQKLNERFVYQDDEIIEKPFNWKEFGRLFAYMKPYARQLLPLVILMMILGTITKLSVPFLISLAIDRAIAPQTGLPSMTLLYLIAGSVLALYLIQWGANTYRIKLTNIIGQRVIYDLRSDLFKHIQKLSFNFFDKRPAGSVLVRVTNDINSLQDLFTNGAVNVMIDCVQLLGIIVILLLINWKLGLAVIITVPIMFIISTKLRVLIRRAWQDVRMKNSRINSHLNESIQGIRVTQAYTQEKENMKYFDNMNMSSKKSWDRASAMNQGFGPLIEITGGFGTLILFWFGAYLIQDNQLTVGLLVAFANYVGNFWDPINRLGQMYNQLLVAMASSERIFEFMDEKPSIADKPGAKPLPAIKGDIVFDNVVFEYEKGRQALKGISFKAAAGQSIALVGHTGSGKSTIINLISRFYDISDGRLTIDGRDVRDVTVESLRSQISIVLQDTFIFSGTIRDNIRFGRLDATNEEVEDAAKAVNAHEFIMKLPGGYDTEVEERGNVLSMGQRQLLSFARALLANPRILILDEATASIDTETELKIQEALKVLLQGRTSFMVAHRLSTIRNADNIIVLDHGEIKEEGNHDQLIKQQGVYNGLIEAQYKFL
- a CDS encoding helix-turn-helix domain-containing protein, which translates into the protein MHDTYTTIPSARFEPLDHMHFKLTYIDHTNENTSEWFLKKHFIETYLLIFVVSGQGWLRIDGNFVELRSGGLYIGFPGQLVEANVHSLDEYGVYHMSFDVLFTQKQDKLVALDRIKQLIRYELNGELTSLSPVVVGELCQMIYQFIMDKDGLKRYYGQIRFQELMYTIFSDGVLADENEQALPVEQVKIYLEQNYTNKISIPELAAVARMSSRHFMRVFKKRYGCSAMDYLTSYRIKQAQILMRNDHNYRLKDVASYVGYQDESYFRRKFKQISGIPPAAFIRNSKQKIAAVHPFSIGILLALQIIPCAAPARHPWTNYYRRKYQTDKVIPLAEVEDTWLEQLESIQPDYIVAVSTDQSESLQSQLQTIAPVCTIPWENNDWKEHLRVVARFLDRSDIADVWLKRYEEQAAQVKRELAVTIREDELLVLKVYGEHLQVLGPGSIASVFYEDMEMNAPSGTEALWNKDSVTLQEVSMLHFARLLLIIGEDETSKQTWTRLRASDEWNNIDAVRNGKVDILMSSVLLDYTAFTHELMLHELLKLWHDRP